In Vigna unguiculata cultivar IT97K-499-35 chromosome 3, ASM411807v1, whole genome shotgun sequence, a single genomic region encodes these proteins:
- the LOC114178594 gene encoding L-Ala-D/L-amino acid epimerase isoform X2: MLPIVRSNMSQTLSCIIQHPMDSTLMKSLSHNPKNSNSSTLIKCFAKNSGPSAKIMASATPTAAPITFGFRNLLETFTVDVHRAENRQLNVPLIAPFTIATSRLDKVENVAIRVELSNGAVGWGEAPILPFVTAEDQTTAMAKASEACAFLRRCPALTLGSMLGEIAAILPGHQFASVRAGVEMAIIDAAANSIRVPLWRLFGGASNTITTDITIPIVSPAEAAELASKYYKEGFKTLKLKVGKNLNADIEVLQAIRVAHPECQFILDANEGYNSEEAVEVLEKLHDMGLTPILFEQPVHRDDWDGLRYVSNIARERYGVSVAADESCRSIVDIYKIVEGNVLDVINIKLAKVGVMGALEIIEKAKAAGLDLMIGGMVETRLAMGFAGQLAAGLGCFKFIDLDTPLLLSDDPVLEGYEVSGATYKFSNARGHGGFLHWDNIA, from the exons ATGCTGCCAATCGTAAGATCCAACATGTCTCAAACACTAAGTTGCATAATACAACACCCAATGGACTCAACTTTGATGAAGTCACTGTCCCACAACCCAAAGAACTCCAATTCCTCCACACTCATCAAGTGCTTTGCCAAAAATTCTGGTCCTTCTGCAAAGATCATGGCTTCTGCTACACCTACAGCAGCACCCATCACCTTCGGATTCAGAAATTTGTTGGAAACATTCACTGTTGATGTGCACAGAGCAGAGAATAGGCAACTGAATGTGCCCTTAATCGCTCCTTTTACCATTGCTACCTCTAGACTGGACAAGGTGGAGAACGTGGCCATAAGAGTTGAGTTGAGCAATGGTGCTGTGGGGTGGGGCGAGGCACCGATTTTGCCTTTTGTTACTGCAGAGGACCAAACCACCGCCATGGCCAAGGCTTCTGAGGCATGTGCCTTCTTGAGGAGATGCCCTGCACTAACCTTGGGTTCCATGCTTGGGGAGATTGCTGCTATTCTTCCTGGGCATCAATTTGCTTCA GTTAGGGCTGGGGTGGAGATGGCAATAATTGATGCTGCTGCAAATAGTATTCGTGTGCCATTGTGGAGGCTTTTTGGTGGGGCTTCTAATACCATAACCACTGACATAACA ATCCCAATTGTTTCTCCAGCTGAAGCAGCTGAATTGGCTTCTAAGTACTACAAAGAAGGGTTTAAGACTTTAAAGCTGAAGGTGGGAAAGAATCTCAATGCAGATATAGAAGTGCTTCAAGCTATACGTGTTGCCCACCCCGAGTGTCAGTTTATTCTTGATGCTAATGAAGGGTATAATTCTGAGGAGGCAGTGGAAGTTCTTGAGAAATTACATG ATATGGGGTTGACTCCTATTCTATTTGAGCAACCAGTTCACAGAGATGATTGGGATGGTCTTCGGTATGTGAGTAACATAGCAAGAGAGAGATATGGTGTATCTGTTGCAGCTGATGAGAGTTGCAGAAGTATAGttgatatttacaaaattgtggAAGGGAATGTTTTAGATGTCATTAACATTAAGCTTGCCAAAGTTGGGGTTATGGGTGCCCTTGAAATTATTGAAAAGGCAAAAGCAGCAGGATTAGATTTGATGATTGGTGGTATGGTTGAGACTAGACTTGCTATGGGTTTTGCTGGCCAACTTGCTGCTGGCCTTGGATGCTTTAA GTTCATTGACTTAGATACACCACTTCTGCTATCAGATGATCCGGTTCTTGAAGGTTATGAAG TTTCAGGTGCCACTTACAAGTTCTCAAACGCTAGGGGACATGGTGGATTCCTTCACTGGGACAACATTGCATAG
- the LOC114178594 gene encoding L-Ala-D/L-amino acid epimerase isoform X1, translating to MLPIVRSNMSQTLSCIIQHPMDSTLMKSLSHNPKNSNSSTLIKCFAKNSGPSAKIMASATPTAAPITFGFRNLLETFTVDVHRAENRQLNVPLIAPFTIATSRLDKVENVAIRVELSNGAVGWGEAPILPFVTAEDQTTAMAKASEACAFLRRCPALTLGSMLGEIAAILPGHQFASVRAGVEMAIIDAAANSIRVPLWRLFGGASNTITTDITIPIVSPAEAAELASKYYKEGFKTLKLKVGKNLNADIEVLQAIRVAHPECQFILDANEGYNSEEAVEVLEKLHDMGLTPILFEQPVHRDDWDGLRYVSNIARERYGVSVAADESCRSIVDIYKIVEGNVLDVINIKLAKVGVMGALEIIEKAKAAGLDLMIGGMVETRLAMGFAGQLAAGLGCFKFIDLDTPLLLSDDPVLEGYEVSGATYKFSNARGHGGFLHWDNIA from the exons ATGCTGCCAATCGTAAGATCCAACATGTCTCAAACACTAAGTTGCATAATACAACACCCAATGGACTCAACTTTGATGAAGTCACTGTCCCACAACCCAAAGAACTCCAATTCCTCCACACTCATCAAGTGCTTTGCCAAAAATTCTGGTCCTTCTGCAAAGATCATGGCTTCTGCTACACCTACAGCAGCACCCATCACCTTCGGATTCAGAAATTTGTTGGAAACATTCACTGTTGATGTGCACAGAGCAGAGAATAGGCAACTGAATGTGCCCTTAATCGCTCCTTTTACCATTGCTACCTCTAGACTGGACAAGGTGGAGAACGTGGCCATAAGAGTTGAGTTGAGCAATGGTGCTGTGGGGTGGGGCGAGGCACCGATTTTGCCTTTTGTTACTGCAGAGGACCAAACCACCGCCATGGCCAAGGCTTCTGAGGCATGTGCCTTCTTGAGGAGATGCCCTGCACTAACCTTGGGTTCCATGCTTGGGGAGATTGCTGCTATTCTTCCTGGGCATCAATTTGCTTCA GTTAGGGCTGGGGTGGAGATGGCAATAATTGATGCTGCTGCAAATAGTATTCGTGTGCCATTGTGGAGGCTTTTTGGTGGGGCTTCTAATACCATAACCACTGACATAACA ATCCCAATTGTTTCTCCAGCTGAAGCAGCTGAATTGGCTTCTAAGTACTACAAAGAAGGGTTTAAGACTTTAAAGCTGAAGGTGGGAAAGAATCTCAATGCAGATATAGAAGTGCTTCAAGCTATACGTGTTGCCCACCCCGAGTGTCAGTTTATTCTTGATGCTAATGAAGGGTATAATTCTGAGGAGGCAGTGGAAGTTCTTGAGAAATTACATG ATATGGGGTTGACTCCTATTCTATTTGAGCAACCAGTTCACAGAGATGATTGGGATGGTCTTCGGTATGTGAGTAACATAGCAAGAGAGAGATATGGTGTATCTGTTGCAGCTGATGAGAGTTGCAGAAGTATAGttgatatttacaaaattgtggAAGGGAATGTTTTAGATGTCATTAACATTAAGCTTGCCAAAGTTGGGGTTATGGGTGCCCTTGAAATTATTGAAAAGGCAAAAGCAGCAGGATTAGATTTGATGATTGGTGGTATGGTTGAGACTAGACTTGCTATGGGTTTTGCTGGCCAACTTGCTGCTGGCCTTGGATGCTTTAA GTTCATTGACTTAGATACACCACTTCTGCTATCAGATGATCCGGTTCTTGAAGGTTATGAAG TTTCAGGTGCCACTTACAAGTTCTCAAACGCTAGGGGACATGGTGGATTCCTTCACTGGGACAACATTGCATA A
- the LOC114178595 gene encoding uncharacterized protein LOC114178595, with protein sequence MLGTALQFGGVRGEDRFYIPVKARKNQNQRKQGQRAKNGEHENADLTLKSKLDVSENSNSNSNSNLNQSLNPTLSPSVESVSNIDRFLHSTMPLVPAQYFSKTTMRGWKFCDVEYQSYFSLSDLWESFKEWSAYGAGVPLVLDQSESVVQYYVPYLSAIQLYGQSAEKPSAKPRYTSEDSDGDYYKDSCSDGSSDNEYGKRTEFTTQSSQYLTGGVSLQMNRLSINNKRSAVQEGFSSDDSETGNPQDVLFEYLEQHPPYSREPLADKIQDLARYYPALKSLRSCDLLPDSWMSVAWYPIYRIPTGPTLKDLDGCFLTYHKLHTPLTGSGCTHAPTLVYPSEIDAAPKISIPTFAMASYKLKGSIWMKKGGGETQQVSSFLQAADKWLRLVQVNHPDFQFFKSHGTYHR encoded by the exons ATGCTGGGAACTGCACTGCAATTTGGCGGGGTTCGCGGCGAGGATCGCTTTTACATTCCGGTGAAGGCTAGGAAGAACCAGAATCAGCGCAAACAAGGCCAGAGAGCCAAGAATGGCGAACATGAAAACGCCGATTTAACTTTGAAGAGCAAACTCGACGTCTCTGAGAATAGCAATAGCAATAGCAATAGCAATCTCAACCAATCATTGAATCCAACTCTTTCTCCGTCTGTAGAGTCTGTTAGTAATATCGATAGGTTCTTGCACTCTACGATGCCGTTAGTTCCGGCTCAGTATTTCTCCAAG ACAACGATGAGAGGTTGGAAATTTTGCGATGTGGAGTATCAGTCTTACTTTTCCCTGAGTGATCTCTGGGAATCCTTTAAGGAGTGGAGTGCGTATGGAGCTGGAGTGCCTTTGGTCCTTGATCAAAGTGAATCTGTTGTTCAGTATTATGTTCCGTATTTGTCAGCTATTCAACTCTATGGTCAATCTGCTGAGAAGCCAAGTGCAAAGCCTAG GTACACCAGTGAAGATAGTGATGGTGATTACTACAAAGATTCATGTAGTGATGGAAGTAGTGATAATGAATATGGAAAAAGGACCGAGTTTACAACACAAAGTAGTCAATATCTAACAGGTGGTGTCTCATTGCAAATGAATAGATTATCTATAAACAACAAACGTAGTGCAGTGCAAGAAGGATTTTCTAGTGATGATAGTGAAACTGGGAATCCTCAAGATGTCCTTTTTGAGTATTTGGAGCAACATCCTCCGTATAGCCGGGAACCATTGGCTGATAAG ATACAAGATCTTGCACGCTATTATCCTGCCCTCAAGTCATTGAGAAGCTGTGACTTATTACCAGACAGTTGGATGTCTGTGGCCTG GTATCCTATATATCGAATACCCACTGGTCCAACTTTAAAAGATTTAGATGGGTGCTTTCTAACATACCATAAACTCCATACACCCTTGACAG GAAGTGGTTGTACTCATGCTCCAACACTTGTTTATCCCAGTGAGATCGATGCTGCACCAAAGATTTCTATACCTACTTTTGCAATGGCTTCCTATAAGTTAAAGGGGTCTATTTGGATGAAAAAGGGAGGTGGTGAGACTCAACAAGTGAGTTCCTTCTTGCAAGCTGCGGATAAATGGTTAAGGCTTGTTCAGGTTAATCACCCGGATTTTCAGTTCTTTAAATCACATGGCACCTATCATAGATGA